A stretch of DNA from Cryptosporangium aurantiacum:
CGACTTCTCGGCGAGACGCAATTCCCTTAGAGCCCGTCTGCTCATCAAGAATTATTGGAATCATTTGATATACGCAGGCGGAATAATCGTCGTCGCCGAAACGCATCGACCGGAGGAGTCGAGGATGACCCTCGATATCGTCGAGCGTATTTGTAATTAGCCCAATCTCATGCCACTTGCCTTGATCGAACGTGTCAATGATCGCTCGCGCGACGGCTAGTTTTATTATGTTCGGGGGTGCATCTTCGAGCATTTGCTACTCCCCTTCAGCCGTGTTGTGGTCTTCAAGCTCGCGCGGACGTACCCAGTACCGTCGAGGTCCAGTGTGTCAGCTGAGCATTCGCTCGATGGCAAGACAGCGGATGTCTCTTAGATCATCGGCTGATGGGGGGCCCGCGATAGGTCATCTTTCAGTGAGGTTGCCAAGGTGTCCAACCCTTGGATACTGCTGTCGGGCGCAACGGCTCGAAGCTCGGAGGGTGAATCGGCGCTTCCTGGCTCCTGCACAAAGCCCCAAGGGCCGCGCCGAATCCAGACGGTGACTAGGCCGGCCCTCGCGGCGGGGGCGATGTCGTTGTCCAGGCGGTCGCCCACGTAGGCGATCTCTTCCGGCCGGTGACCGCTGACCTCGATGAGCTTCTCGAAGAACGCGACGTCAGGCTTGGTGACGCCCCAGTCGTCGGACGTGGCGAGCAGGTCGCACGGGAGGTTGAGCTCCCGTAGGAACTGGCCGGCGCGGACCGTCTGGTTGCCTGCGATGCCGACGAAGTACCCGGCCTCACGCAGCTCGGACAGGCACGTCCGGACGTCGGGGTAGAGGTTGAGCGCGTTGAGGTACTCGCCCATCCCGGCGTCGATCCGTGCTTGACGTTCCTTCTCCAGGTCAAAGCCAGGCTTGAAGTGTTCGAAGACCGTGCGGTAGTCCTCGCCGCGGGCCAGGACGGCGCCGAACATGGCGGAGAAGGTGTGGCGGGGGACGCCGAGCCAGTCGGCCCAGGTGCCGTACTCATGGGATTCGTCGATGAGGGTTTCGCCGACGTCGAACCAGACAGCGCGGATGGGCACGACGGGAGAACCTCCTGGCTCGGCGAACAGGGTGAAGTGCAGGTTAGACGAGTGCGATGAGCTGTTCGTCGAGCAGGCGCACTGCCTCCGAGGTCTTCCACGGGGCCACCGCGGTCCGGAACTCGCGGATGCGGTCGGCGCCGGTGGCGTAGCCGGCCTGGTGCAGCTGTTCGGCTGCGTCGCCGACGATGCGGCATGCCTCGTCGAGGTTGCCGTTGTGCAGCTCGACCGTGGCGAGGTCGACCAGGAACACGGCGCGCTGCTTGACGGCGGTACGCGGCAACCGGCCCAGCGCGACGGACAGCGAGTTCTCGGCGTCGCGGTACTTCCCGGCTCGGAGGGTGGCGTAGCCGGCGAATCCTTCCAGGCGTGTGGAGTCGTAATAGTCGAACCACACGAGCTTCGTCGCGGTGGCGTCCCGGCGGCCGAGTGCCTCGCGGGCGCGGTCGATCGCGGCGAGAGCGGCCTTGGGCTGTCCGGCGTTGGTCTGCATCTCCGACTCCACGGCGGCCAGCCACGAGGCGACCGGGCCGTGCGGGTGCTTCACGACGTGCCGGTTGGCGGCCTGGAGGTAGTCCAGCGCGGCCGGAAAACCGTGCTCGCTGGCGGGGATGAACGCGGTGTGCGCCAACGCGCTAGCGGCCTGGAGGTGGTCCCCGGCCTCACGGGCGGCTTCCAACGCGAGGTTGTAGTAGCCACGAGCGCCCATCGGGTCATGCAGGTCGAAGAACGCTAGACGGCCGGCGAGGGTGGCGACGCGTGCGCGGTTCTCGAGCAACCGCAACCGATCGGCCGGCGCCGGACCCTGCCGGAGTAGGTCGGATGCGGTCGCGAGGTGCGCGACGACGGGCGTCATGAGCGATGCGGGTGCGGTCGAGTGGTAGAGGGTCTGGTAGCGGTCGGCGAGGGTGTCGAGGTCGGCGATTGCTGCGGGGGTGGGCTTGCCGGAACGGGTGGTCTCCGGTTCGCCGAGCCCCAGTCCGGCTGCGGCCGGCGTCAGGCCCATCAGTTTGAGCAGTGCACGGCGGTGCATGAGCTCGTCCTTCCAAGCGTCGAACATCTTCGGCTGGAGGATCTCCCCGGCGGCGCCGAGTTGATCCAGTACCGAAGCAGCACCACCGAGGGTGGCGACCAGTGAGCCCTCGTCCGGCGCGGCGGTGGGACTGGTCCGCGGCTTCGACCCGGTGGTCTTCACTCGCAGGTAGTCCGCGTCCACACCGAACAGCAGGCACATCAGGTCCCGGTAGCGGGTGCTGACGCCCTTGGCGCCGCGTTCCCACTTGGCGACCATGTCCGCGTTGACGCCGACCCGCTCGCGATTGTGCAGCCACGCGAGACGGATGAGCTGGTCAGCAACGTCCTGCTGGGTCCAGCCGCGTTCCTCGCGGAGCTGCCGTAGGCGCGGGCGGTTCGGGTCGCTGGTCACGCGTCGCCTCCCCGGTGGGTACTGCCTCGTGCCTTCGACCATTCCCGCTATCCCTCGCGCTCGGTAGTCGGGACTAGTCAGCGGACTAGTCCGGGACTAGCTCGCGGACCAGTTCTGACCGTCCATTCCGGCGTTCCATAAGTATGCGACGCCAACACGGGGCGCCGCAGACCCAAGGTTCACCAGGGAGCGGAAAACCCAATGCGCCTCGAAATCAAATGCGACGGAATCGAATTCGTGGTGTCAAAGGCACCAGAGAACAAGAACGACAACGATGGACGCCCGAAAGCGGACAAGGGCACCGGAGAGCTGCTCTTCACCACCGAGATTGTGGCGATGGACGACTCCGGCGCCGAGGTCATCAAGGTGACCACGGTCGGTGCTCCCAAGGTCGGCCGCCGGCAGCCGGTCAACGTGGTCGGACTGATCGCGATCCCGTGGGCGGTCGATGGCCGCTCGGGTGTCGCGTTTCGCGCCGACTCGATCACCCCGGTCAAGTTCAACACCGGAGCGGCTGCCTGATGCCCCCGCTGGCCGAAGGCGACGCGATGGACTGGCTCCGCGAGCAGTACCACCGGGCCGAAGCGCAGCGCGCCGAAGCAGCCCAGAACGAACGAGCTGCCTTTCACGCGTGGCAGGAAGCGATGGCCGTCTATGACGCGGCCAACGACGCCACGACGGACGCCTGGACGGTGCTCCGCGAGGCCACCTCGACCGAACACGACACCTAGGGACGCGCGCCCGGCCGGTCCACGGCGGCCAACCAGCACCGGCCGGGCGCTCCCACTCCTCACCCCCACTTCAGCAGCGAAAGCAAGGAGCTTGTGATGACGCTACGCCGAAACCCGACCCGCGAAGACGCCCGCCTGCGCGACGCCGGCTGGATCACCTCCACCGACCCGTGGAACCAGCGCCTCAACCGCGCGGTCGAGCGCCTGGTCCGGGACCTCACCAACCGACCTCTCTGGACACAGTGGTGGTTACGGTGAACCGCGACCTTCGGGCGCTGGGTCGTGAACTCCGGCCGGCCAACCCGTCGGCCACCCAACCGATCCTCGCCGCGCTCTGGTGGCTCGCCCGGCACATCCCCGAAGCACTCAGCATCCTCTCGCCGGCCGCGGCCTGGCACTGGACCGCTGAGCACATCGGGAGCCGGTGGGCCACGGTCCTGCTCGTCGTCCTGGTCGCGCTCCTCCTCGCGGTGCCCTGGACCCGGCGAGCGGTGACCGCGCTCGTCCTCGTCCGGGTCACCCGGCACCGGCTGCGGACCGGCCTGGTCGAGCTGCGTCTCACGGCGCACTCGGGCAAGCCACCCGTGAAGCTGTTCATCCGCCCGACCTCGGTCGGTGAACGCGTCTGGCTGTGGCTGCGAGCGGGTGTCTCGGCCGAAGACCTGGCCGACGCCTCCGAGCATCTGCGGGCGGCGTGCTGGGCGCGCGACATCCGCGTCACCCGAAATCCGCGGTGGTCACAACTGGTCACCGTCGACGTCATCCGCCGCGACCCGCTCGCGGCCCGACGAATTGTTCAGCATCCGCTGGCACTGCGGGTCATCCACGGGACGGAGACTCATGCACCGATTCCGTAATCGTCGGCTGCCCGCTGCGGGTTCGCTGTCGATCTGGCAGAAAGTGTTCCTTGGCATCGACGAGAACGGCCGCGCTGTTCGCGTCAGTCTCGCGGAACGCAATCTGCTGATCGGCGGCGAACCCGGCGCCGGAAAGTCGGTCGCGCTCAATCTGCTTGTCGCTCATGCAGCGCTTTCTCTCGACTGCCGGCTCATTCTCGTCGACGGGAAACGCGTCGAGCTCGGGCTCTGGGCCGGCTGCGCGGAAGCGTTCGTCGGCCCGTCGATCACTGACGCCATCACCACGCTCAAGGCGCTCCAAGTCGAGATGGACGAGCGCTACGACATGCTCCTGTCGATCGGGCACCGCAAGCTCACCCGGCTCACCGGCGCGCGGGTGGTCCTGGTCGTCATCGACGAACTCGCCTACTTCTCCGCCACCGTCGGGGAGAGCCGGCAGCAGAAAGAGTTTGTCGGCCTCGTCCGCGACCTCGTGGCACGCGGCCGAGCGGCGGGCATCATCGTCGTCGCGGCGACACAACGACCGTCGTCGGACATCGTCCCGACGTCGCTGCGGGACCTGTTCGGCTACCGGTGGGCCTTCCGGTGCTCCACGCACGCCAGCTCCGACGTGATCCTCGGCCACGGCTGGGCCAACGAGGGCTATACCGCCGCATCCATCGACCCGGCCGCCCGCGGCGTCGGCTGGCTCATCGCCGAAGGCGGTATACCGCGCCGTCTCAAGTCCGCCTTCCTCACCGACGTCCAGGTCGTCGACCTCGCCGCACATGCCGCTGAACTCCGGAACGGTGGTGATGGCGAGTGAAGCGCTTCGCCTCTCCCTACGGCGCGGGCTGCTGCCTGCTCTGCATCCGCCTGGCCGTCGTCATCGTCGGCGACTCCACCGGTGAAGCCGCCGTCTGCGAACGGCACCAGCGCGACCTGTTCCAGCGCTCCGCCGGCCGCATCCACGCCATTGCCACCCTGCACGCCGAGCACGAGGAGGTACCTGAATGACAGATCCCGTTGCCTTCACGCGAAGGACCGTCGACCAGATCCTCGACCGCGCCGGACGTCCGGACTTCGACCGCTGGCAGCAACAGCTCCAGCACTGCGGCTACTGCTCCCGGCCCGTCCGACTCCGCGGCC
This window harbors:
- a CDS encoding HAD family hydrolase, coding for MPIRAVWFDVGETLIDESHEYGTWADWLGVPRHTFSAMFGAVLARGEDYRTVFEHFKPGFDLEKERQARIDAGMGEYLNALNLYPDVRTCLSELREAGYFVGIAGNQTVRAGQFLRELNLPCDLLATSDDWGVTKPDVAFFEKLIEVSGHRPEEIAYVGDRLDNDIAPAARAGLVTVWIRRGPWGFVQEPGSADSPSELRAVAPDSSIQGLDTLATSLKDDLSRAPHQPMI
- a CDS encoding helix-turn-helix domain-containing protein, whose protein sequence is MTSDPNRPRLRQLREERGWTQQDVADQLIRLAWLHNRERVGVNADMVAKWERGAKGVSTRYRDLMCLLFGVDADYLRVKTTGSKPRTSPTAAPDEGSLVATLGGAASVLDQLGAAGEILQPKMFDAWKDELMHRRALLKLMGLTPAAAGLGLGEPETTRSGKPTPAAIADLDTLADRYQTLYHSTAPASLMTPVVAHLATASDLLRQGPAPADRLRLLENRARVATLAGRLAFFDLHDPMGARGYYNLALEAAREAGDHLQAASALAHTAFIPASEHGFPAALDYLQAANRHVVKHPHGPVASWLAAVESEMQTNAGQPKAALAAIDRAREALGRRDATATKLVWFDYYDSTRLEGFAGYATLRAGKYRDAENSLSVALGRLPRTAVKQRAVFLVDLATVELHNGNLDEACRIVGDAAEQLHQAGYATGADRIREFRTAVAPWKTSEAVRLLDEQLIALV
- a CDS encoding FtsK/SpoIIIE domain-containing protein, coding for MHRFRNRRLPAAGSLSIWQKVFLGIDENGRAVRVSLAERNLLIGGEPGAGKSVALNLLVAHAALSLDCRLILVDGKRVELGLWAGCAEAFVGPSITDAITTLKALQVEMDERYDMLLSIGHRKLTRLTGARVVLVVIDELAYFSATVGESRQQKEFVGLVRDLVARGRAAGIIVVAATQRPSSDIVPTSLRDLFGYRWAFRCSTHASSDVILGHGWANEGYTAASIDPAARGVGWLIAEGGIPRRLKSAFLTDVQVVDLAAHAAELRNGGDGE